The genome window CGATCGGAGACGAGATCGGAGAATTTTGGAACGCAAAGGCGGCCGTCATTCTGATCGGTGAACGTCCGGGGTTATCGACCGAAAACAGTCTCGGTTTGTATCTAACGTATCAACCTACGAGCGGTCTGACCGACGAACGAAGAAACTGCATTTCCAACATTCGTCCCGGAGGAATGTCCTTTGCCGACGCTTCAAGAAAAGCGGCGTATCTTCTTGCCTTGTCCCTTCAAAAACAAATCTCCGGCGTTCAACTTAAAGACGAAGAAGCGCTTCCGATTTCGGAAACGAAAAAGATCGATTCGTAAAATTGGTCTGAAACGATTTCGACAGAAAGATTCTATCTTGATTTCTGAATTCATCGATCCTCGTTCAAGAATCTCAGATCCGTTTTACCGTTTCCATGTCCGGTTTTTCCTTGCTGAATTGAGGGATTCCAAGGAATGTAACCGGGTATGCTCTTCCAGTATTTGAAATTGCTCCGAATCCATCAGTGGATCAAAAACGTAATCATTTTTGCGGGCATTATCTTTGCAAAGAAGCTGACCGATCCGGAATCCGTGCAGCGTGTGGTCGCGGCTTTTTTTCTTTTTTCCTTAGTCGCAAGTTGTCAGTATGTGGTGAACGATTATCTGGATCGTAAGGAAGACGCGCTCCATCCCGAAAAAAAACACAGACCTCTCGCTTCCGGAAAATTGGATCCTTCGTTCGCACTTTTTATCACGGCGATCATTCTTCCCTTATCCTTGATCCTCGCGTATTTATTGCATCCGGTCTTTTTCGGTCTCGTCGCGTTTTATCTCGTGTTCAACGTTCTTTACAGCAAGTTCTTAAAACACATGGTGATCTTGGACGTGATGAGCATCAGCATCGGTTTCGTGATCCGCGCGATCGCGGGTTCCGTGATCATCCATGTTTCGTTTTCTTCCTGGCTTCTTTTGTGTACGTTCATGCTCGCTCTTTTCTGGGGATTTTCCAAACGAAGGGGAGAATTGATCATACTCGAAGGAAACGCAAAAGGTCATCGGAAAATTCTGGACGAATATTCGACCGGATTTTTGGACATGATGCTCGGAATCGTCGCGACGATGACTTTGATGAGTTACGTTTTATACGTCACGAGTCCGACCACCATCGCGAACCTCGGAACCGATCAGATGATTTACACCATTCCTGTCGTAGTATATGCGATCTTCCGTTCGTTGTACATCATTTACATCAAGAACATGGGGCATAACCCGACAAAGGCGATTCTTTCCGATTGGGGAGTTTTGTTTGCAGGTCTGATCTGGGTCGCGTTAGTCATCGCGATCATGTATTCCGGTTTCGGAAAGGGAATTCGTTTCGATCTTTGATCTGAAAGTTTTTTCCGATTGTGCGTTCATTGCGGCCGATTTTCGAAACGTTGTTTTTCATTTGTTAGGTCTGGTTCTCGGTGGGATATTCGTTCAACGAAAAAACGATTCCCCAAACTTTTTGAACGAAACCTTTGTAGGAAATCCGCGATCGAACGTAACGATCCCAGCCGGGAAACGAATTCAATACCGATGAAAGAATTTTTGAAAAAGAGCGGAACCGCCGCTTTTTGGATTTTGCTGTTCTTAACGATAACCATAGCGTTATCGATTTTCAAAGCTTCCGATTTAAAACCGGGTGTTTCGCTCAACGGAACCGATCTGTACGGCGGGGGCAAATACGATTCCGGACAAAAGGTGACGGTCGCTTATTTCTGGGCGACTTGGTGCGGAGTCTGTTCGACCAATCTTCCTTTGGTCCGATGGTATGCGGATCGCCTCGAACAAAGTTCGAGATTCTCCTTTGTGAGTTTGGAAGAGGGGGAAAATCGCGCCGAACTTGAACGGTATGTCCGCGAACGCGAAGTGAACTTCAAGGTCGTTCCCGCCAATCCTCAATTATTGAAAGAATGGAAGGTGAACGCCTATCCGTCGTTCGTCGTTTTGGATCGTTCCGGTGTGATCCGTTTTGCCGATACGGGTATGATGAACCCGTTGAGTTTTTTCCTGAGAATCTGGATCGCGTATTTCTTTTTTTGAACGGAAAGTTTCCGTTTTCATTTTGGAAATATTTTTCCAAATTCTGGATTCAATTCTTCCGATAATGATTGTAAAATCGGTTTTTTTTACATCCATTGATACTGTGGACTTTCATCCCGGGAACCGCCGTTTCATGCGAACAAAAATGTCTTTTCGATTCTCACTTTTATACTTTATCACTTCCGTTTTCCTTCTTGCGAACTGCAAACCCAAACTCGAAGAAAACATCTGTGATCCGAATTCCAAGGCCTATTTAGAATCGGCTTTTTTAAGTTCCGGTTCGGGCGGTTTGTATCCTTTCTGCGGACCCGCTCCGACTTCTCTGAGTTATCCGGCTGCCGCGTTTGCGAACGGAAGTCCGATCAGTTTGAGTCCGAATGCGGTAGGAAACGGATTGAGTTATTCCGTTTCTCCTGCGTTGCCCACGGGCGTTTTTTTGGATCCAATCGGAGGAGGAATTTCGGGATCTTACATCGGTTATGCGGGAGTCGATTCCGTGTATCAAATCAAAGCCGCGAATTCCGCGGGAAGCATTACGTATTCTTTGGAATTGATTTTGTACGGGCCTCCTCCTTTAAAAACAGGTCAGACTTCTTGTTGGGACGGATCGGGAGCTGCGATTTCCTGTAGCGGAACCGGACAAGACGGAGAACTGCAAAACGGATCGACTTCGAGTTTAACCGGACCGACGAACGTAACTGGGACGGATTATACAACTACGGACAATCTTTCGGGTTTGATTTGGAAAAGCTGCGAAGAAGGGCAAACCGGGTCCACGTGTACGGGTGCGCCGAGCAACTTGAGCTGGGCTGCGTCGCTGACCGCTTGTACCGCGTTGAATACTCCCGGGTATGGAAATCGAACCGACTGGAGACTTGCATCTTTGCGGGAATATGCGACCATGTTGAACTACAGCGGGGCAAGCCCCGCGACTTACGCTTCCTTCTTCCCGAACGCAAACGGTGTGGGACATTGGAGTTCTGATCGGGATCCGAACGCACCGGGAACCCAAAGCGTATATGTTTCTTTCACAGATGGAATCGTAGGATTGACGATTCAGGGAAATACGAACGACGCGCGTTGCGTATCGGGAAGCGCCTTGCCTTCTTTGTCGTTTAAGAATAACGGAGATTCTACGATCACAGACATTAACACCGGATTGATTTGGATGCAATGTACGGTGGGTCATTCCGGTTCCGCCTGCAATACGGGAATCGCGACTTCGTTGACTTGGTCGAACGCTTTGACCGCGTGTAATTCTTCCACGCAGGGTGGAAGACGTTGGAGACTTCCTTCCGTTAACGAATTGAGAAGCATCTTGGATTTGAGCGCGGTAAGTCCTTCGATCAGTACGACCTATTTTCCGAACACTCAGGCCGCGAACTACTGGACTTCTACGAGTTATACGAACCCGGCCGATGCGTGGGTGATTCAATTCGGAGCCGCAAACAACGTGATGAATCTTACAAAACCTTCGGCCGCTTATGCGCGTTGTGTTTCGACCGGACCTTGAGTTTTTCGAAAGGATCTCGATTCAGAATCGATTCTTCCCAAACCGATAAATAGATTATGGAGCCGTTCAAACCAAAACCCCTATTGAATAAGTCGGAATTACGGCAGATCAAAAAATCAAGAACGAGGGTTGAAGGGAAAAAGGTAATCACGGACGACGTTAAAAAGCTGAAGTCGCTCAGCGTAACGCCGGATCTTCCCAAAAAAGAACTCATCCATTATTACAAAGAACCGATCTGGATCGAATATTACATTCCAAGAGAATCCAGATTCGCGTACGAAATCAAATATCTATTCGTTAAACTGGTCGATCCGATTCCGAAACCGGCGCCCGCTGACGAGATTCTGCGCGAGGCGATTTCCAAAGGAGAATTTGTCGACGTGATGGACGTGCTGTTTCGGTATCCCGAAAAGGAAACTATGATTCGAAACAGTTATCTCAATACGTTTTCGTTTTTGGAATCGATCTCCGCCAATTACAAACATTATCTGCAAACGAAGGACGCATACGACTTGAGAGTTCCCTTGTTTCACACCGAGGCGCTGATGAAACGAGAACCCACGGTTGCGACATTGGAATTTTTAGGGCCGTATACGATTTATAATCTCAATTGGTTGATCCGCAAGTTAAACGAGGCCGGACAGGAATTTTCCCTGGAAGACGAAACGATTTCCGTTTTGATCAAACGCAGAAACGAATACTGGGAGGAAAACTCCTTGGCTACGGACGAAGACTTCGAGTTATTTGCGGCCCTTTTCTACGAACAGGCCTTTCCGCATCGCGGTTCCGACTTCGACGACGCGCTTTTGTTTAAGGAAACGGGCGAGAATGATTTTAAAAAATAGAGTAAAGAATTCAAACATTAGTATATAGAAAGAATTAAATATTCTGAATATAAGATTTCCGTGTGTCCGTTTTCCGGATTTCTCGAGTCTACAAAAACAGCCAGACCTTTCCGCGCAGTTTTTGGAACGGAACCAAGCCGTAGTTTCTGGAATCCGTAGAGTTTTCGCGGTTATCGCCTAACACTAAAAAATAGCCGGGAGGAATTCTTCCCGCGTCTCCGATCGGAACGTTCCCTTTGACTGCGCTCATCGGAATCATGGACAGGGACGGCGCGATCGTTTTAAAGCCCGGTTTTAAAAACGTTTCCTGTAATGGTCCGTCGTTGATGAGAATGCGATCGTTTTCAAAACGGAAATAATCTCCCGGAAGTCCGACGACTCTTTTTAAACTGAGTTCTTCTTCCAATCCGTCGAGAACGAGAACTTCAAAACGATCGACTTTTCCTTCGATGAAGGAAATTTCCCATTTCCCGATTCTCGCAGGAAATCCCCATTTAGTGACTAAGATTAAATCTCCTTCCTTATAAGAAGGAGCCATAGAGTAGCCAGAAATGAAATATATTTGAAATAAAAAAATCCTCATCAGTAGAATCGTGAACAAGGAAAGGAATATGGGAAGAATGCTTCGCATATACTTTCTTATCTTCGATTTTAATTCGAGGTCTTTCATTTTCTATTTTGCTCTGAAGTAACTTCTGTCAAACGCAAGAGCTCTTCACTACTCGGAACTTCTCTGATTACGAATTGCGCCGAAAACTTTTCTCGAACAAGAACGGATAAGGATTTGTCGAGCTGGTCTTCCACTAAAAAGAACGTTTCTTTCGGATTTGAACGGAGAATTTCCTCCAGGTCTTTCGGACTGTGAATCAGAAGAATTGTTTGTGAAAGATAATTTAAACCGAACGTATTCGCGATATGAATCTTCTGTGTGATAAAGACTTTGGATCGGTCCCAAGGGATTGCGTTTTGAATTCGATCGAGTTGGATCGCGATCTTTCTCATCAAGGGGATCACTTTTAAATTCACGTTGACGGAATAAAGAATCAAAATTCCAAAACCGAGTAAAATCAGATTCCGAATCCATTTTTTCGGATTTTCCGGAATTTTGATTTCGTTTAAAAGTATAAGCGGAATAAAAACACTGCAGGTCAGGTAACGTGAACCCCAATCGATATTCGAATCGTTCGGAGTGAGAATTCCTACGGCAATCAGATTCGTGCAAAAGGCGAGAATCCAAATTCTTACGCTATCGCTCGCTTTCTTCCACTTCCAAAATCCGAAAAGAAGAATGAAAGCATACCAAGGGGAATATCCGAAAAATCCGAGACGACCGTTCCCTGCGAATAAAAGACTTTGTACGCTTGAAATTTTCACCGAAATATTGAAGTCGGAGATCGATCGGTTGGAGGTAACTCGCGGACCTAAGAGCGAGTCATAATTTAGAAAATTATAAAGTACAAATGCGCTAAAGATTATGGCAAAGCCGAAAAGAAACGCGGTTATTTGTTTCCAGTCGTCGGAAAGTCGGCTTTGTTTCGAAAAAAACTTCACAAATACCGCTGAGCCGCTCAAACATACGGCAAGAATCAGCGCTTCCGGTCGATACCAGCAAGACAATCCGATTAGAGTTCCCGAAAGAAACATTGGTGCCGTGCGGTTTCCCGAAAAAATGGAATTTTCGCGATATACAAATAGAACGGCCAAAAGAATCAAAAGCGCCGCAACGGCAACATCCGAAAAAGAAATGAAGTGATGAAACAATGGCGTTGCGAACACTGCTGCAATCGAAACCATGAAACGTTTTGTCATCGTATATAAAAGAATTATATAAGCGCAAAAAAGAATCGCACAGAGATAAACGAGCCATCCTGGCCGATTGAGCCAAAGGAATGGGGCTGTGATCAAAGTGTTCGCGATCGGGAACGGACCGATTTTTTCGCCTCGCTCCGTGGTTGCGGTTGCGATCGGAAAGAAATGAAATTCAGAGTCGATTCGTTTTCCCAAATAAAAAACTTCCTGGGATCGAAAATCGCTTTCGACCCAGCCCTTCGCTTGTAGAACTTTCATTAGGCTGTCCGCCGCAAAGGAAGCGTCCGGTTTCGTATAGTAGGCCGCCGTCAAAGAACCTGCAAAAAGTAAAATCAGCGCCGCGATTTTGAGTCCGGCCGAAGAGGCGATTTTTCGGATCGATTCATAAGAAATATTTTTAAATTTCATAATATTCTCATGTATTTCCGTTTTCTGAAACGAGCGCACGATCGTGCTGCGTCCTATTTTTCCTCATATATCCCATAAAGGATCTCGATGCTTCCGATCTTTTTTTTATCCAGAATTCGAATGGATTCGATCTTGGAAACCGCGTTTGAATCGAAAAGGCTCAGAAAGCCGATCATTCCTTCTTTTGTGTTCGCGTCGTATTCCAAGGTTTTCATTCCTTCCGTATATTCTTTCGAATAAGCGAAGTATTCGAACGGAACCGACTTTCTTTTGTGGAATGAGGAAAACTTTTTCAAAAGATCGATGAGTTCCTGAACTCCGACCGCTTGATAGACCCGACCTTGAAAATACAGACCTTCGCTCGCCATTCCGCCGATCAACCCGTTTTGAAAGACGAGAAGATTCTCCTGCGGTTCTTTTAAAATAAATTCCTGAACGACCTTTGTATTCTTCGCGAAACCCTTCGTGGTTTTGTAATAGATCCAAGTCGGAAATACTGAAACCGCAAGAAGCGCGTAAAATAAAATTCTCCAGACGATCGTTTGATTTTTGAGAAAGGTAAAGGTTCTGGAAGCAAGTAAAAACAATCCGGGAAGACCGGGTGCGAGATAACGAGAGCCGAATTCCGCGCCTCCGTCGTTCGGTGCGACGCTTGCGGCAGCGAGGACGCCCAGAACCGAAGAGAGAATCAGAGCGGTTTCTTTTTCGGAAAATTCGATTTTTCTTTTTAAAATCGAAAACGCGGAAGTGACAATCCCGATGAATAAAAACGGGGAATATCCGAAAAGACCCAGTTTTAGATTTCCATAAAATAAGAGATTTATGAAATTCTTAAATAGATTGGAGCCTCCGGTCGAGTCGTAATTCGCGTTATATCTCGGTCCTAAGGGAGATTGGAAGAATGTTTGATTAAAACCGCAATATGCAAAAAACAAAAGAATCAGAAGCGCGGAAGTCAAAAAGAACCGAGTTCGATTCCCGTTTTTTTCTTGAAACGGAAAACGGAAAAATACCTCACAGGCCCAATAGATTCCTATAAAAATCAAATATTCCAGCCGGAACCAATAACAAAGAGATAAGACGATCCCGGAGGACGCCGCAAATGATATCGACTGTTTCTCCTTCGATCTTTGGTATAGAGCCGTTCCGCATACGAAAAGAAACAATCCCACTCCTACGTCCATAAATAGATAACCGTTCATTACGACCGGGGTAAGAAACGAAAACAAAAGAATCTGCCAAGACGGAAGGTAGTATTCTTTGCCGATCCAATACAACGTGAAACCGATCAAAAACGCGGACAAAAAATAAATTCCGTATGCGCCTCCGAACGGATACGCGAACGCATAAAGAATTCCTAATGAAATCGGAAACGCGATGATCGTATGTCCGTTTACGATCGACATTTTGAGAAGGCTGAACTGGAGTTCCGGATCGAACTTTAAACCGGGATAAAAAACGTCCAAGGATCGAAACCCGCTCAGAAAAATCGATTTTCCGAGGATGAACTTTTCGTAGTGATCCGCGGAAAGAAGATATTTCGGAGGAACGGTCAGGTATAAAAAATAGGAAAAGAAAAAAGCGGCCGGTAGGAGCGAAGCCTTATGGGTAAAAACTCGGGTGATAAAATCTTTCGTTCGAGCGATCATGAATTTGTAAAAATCGTTATTTAAGGAGGAATCCCGTAAGGAGTCAACGTATCGATTTCCGTTCCGAGGTCAATCCGTTTCGTTTTTTCATTGATCCAATCGGAGAATCGTGTAAAACTTGAGGATTATGCAGCAGGAAACTTCTACAGGTCAAAATTTACTTGGTCAATTTCTTTCAACTTCGCCGGTAAAAACTCTGATTTCCCGTTATCATACGGAACGCGGAAAAATCCGAAGTTTTATGGAAAAGCTACCTCTGTATTCGAGCGCTCTAAAGGATCATGAATTTCAGAACGCCGATTCTATGCTGAGAAAAGAATTGGCTTCCAAGATTTCCCTTTTGAAAGAACCCGTTCGAAGGATGGAAGAGGCTTTCGTTTCCGCAAGAAAGATGGATCTCATCGGCAGCAGCGAAATCGCGGTTTTGCTGATCGATAAGCTCGTGAATACGATTCAATCGGCGGGTTACGGAACGACCGGATTGGGAACCGGTTTTAAGGCGACTCCGGAAGAATTGGAAAAACTCGCGGAATTCGATTTTTCCTTGTTTAAGGAAGTGGAAGGAATCGAATCCAAAATTCAATCTCTCAAGGTTACGGCCGATTCCTCCGTTCAGGAAATTAAGAATACGATCGGGGACATTCGTTTCGCTTTGGACGGATTGGAAAACGCGTTTCGATCCAGAAAGACGTTGTTCTCGAAACTCTCTTGATAGGAACGCGGGTCTTATCTTTCGTATCTTTGAAAGAATGTCGAAAGAATCTGCGTCTGTACGCTCGTGCAATCTTAAATAACGATAAAGGAATTAAACCATGGCATTGATTGATGTAATAAAATACGAGGGACAACCCGGAGAAATCGTTTGGAAATTTCCAAGAAACGATATCAGTCACTTCGGTCAACTCGTCGTAAACGAAAGTCAGGAAGCGGTCTTTTTCAAGGAAGGAAAGGCTCTCGACGTTTTCGGACCGGGAACGCACACGTTAAAAACCGGAAATATTCCGATTCTCGAAAAACTCGTAAACTTACCGTTCGGCGGACAAACTCCTTTCACGGCGGAGATCGTCTATGTAAACAAATCCGTAATCAACATGACCTGGGGAACTCCGGCTCCGATTCAGATCGAAGATCCGAAATATCATATCACTCTCGGATTGAGAGCATTCGGAAATTATAATATTAAGGTCATCGATTCCAAGTCCTTCGTAAACACCGTTGTCGGAACGCAGCAGAGATTCAATCACGACGGAGTGGACAAACTTCTCAAGCCGATGGTGGTTACGAGACTGAGCGATTTTATCTCAGAAGTCGTATTAAAAAATGCCGTTCCGATCACTCAGATCGCGCAACATCTCGAAGAAGCTTCCGCCGCCGGGAAAACGAAAACCCAGCCGGACTTCCAAAAATACGGACTCGAGGTGGTGGACTTCTTCATTCAATCGATCAACTTCGATCAGAACGATCCGAACTTCCAAAAGATCCAGAAAATTCTCACCGATAAATTCGAGATCGATACGATGGGCAACATGTATCAGCAAAAGAGAATGTTGGATATCGGCGAAGCGGCTGCGAGCAATCCTGGCGGTTCCGCTGGAGAGGGAATGAGCGCAGGGATGGGTCTCGGAATGGGAATGAACATGGCGGGGATGATGGCAAACATGATGGGTCAAAACCAAGGCGGAGCAAAACCGGCCGCGGAAGACGCGACGGCAAGACTCGCCAAATTGAAAACCCTCCTGGATGGGGGACTCATCACTCAGGAAGAATTTGATACCAAAAAAAAGGACATTTTGAATTCTATCTAAAATATGGTTTCCACTCTTACCCGATACAAAGCAGAATTTGAATGTATTAACGACTCTTGCAAAACTCGATACGATCTGAACGAAATCGTTTACGAGTGTAAAAAATGCGGAAGTCTTCTCCAGGTCTCACACGATTTGGACGCGCTCAAAACCGTATCGGGTCAGGAGTGGAAAAATCAATTCGACTCCCGATTCCGCTCCGTAAAGTTTCCGAATTCTTCCGGGATTTGGAATAAGAGAGAATGGGTTCTGCCTCATCTCGAAGACAAGAACATCGTAACCTCCGGAGAAGGTCTCACCCATCTTTTTAACTCCGACCGACTTACGGAAAGCCTCGGGCTCGGAAGTTTTTATGTAAAACAATGCGGGATCTCCCACACCGGATCTTTCAAAGACCTCGGAATGACGGTCTTATTATCCCAAGTAAAACACATGATCGCATCGGGTGTTCCGATTCATGCGGTGGCTTGCGCAAGTTCGGGAGATACTTCCGCGGCGCTTGCGTCTTACGCCGCTAAGGCGGGAATACCGGCGATCATCTTCTTACCTGCGGGGAAGGTTTCTCAAGCGCAGTTGATCCAACCTGTTTCCAACGGAGCCAAAGTGATCGCACTGGATACGGACTTTGACGGTTGTATGCAGATCGTCAAAGAAGTGACTCGCGAAGCGGGAATCTATCTTGCAAACTCGATGAATTCTTTGCGGATCGAAGGTCAAAAAACGATCTCCGTGGAAATCACGCAACAGCTTGAATGGAACGTTCCGGATTGGATCGTGATTCCGGGAGGCAATCTCGGAAACGTATCCGCACTCGGAGCCGGATTCGAAATGATGCTTTCCCTCGGGTTGATTTCTAAATTACCGAGAATCGTTTTGGCGCAGGCAGAGCATGCAAATCCGTTGTATCTTTCCTACTTAAAGAATTTTGAAAGTTTCGAACCGGTCGCCGCAAAAACGACGCTGGCTTCCGCGATTCAAATCGGAAATCCCGTTTCGATTCAAAAGGCGATCAAAACCCTCAAAAAATTCAACGGGGTTGTGGAACAAGCCAGCGAATCCGAGTTAGCCGATGCGGCGGCAAGAGCCGATCTTTTCGGTTTATATAACGATCCGCATACGGGAGTTGCGTTGGCGGCTTTGAACAAACTCGTCCGAAAAGGAACGATTGCAAAAGGGGAGAATGTGGTCGTAATTTCGACGGCGCACGGATTGAAATTCACCGAATTCAAGCTTCAATTCCATGACGGTAAAATTCCGGGAACCGATTCTAAGATTGTGAACTCGATTCATCGAATCGAGCCTAATGCGACAAAGGTCGTCGGTCTGATTCGGGAATTGTTACACCTCGGATAAACTTTTTTCGGTTCGAAAACTTGGAATTTTTTTAAGACTTTTTTTCCTAATTATTTTTTTTTCGTCGAAACTCGGAAGTTTTTCGTCATATATCTCTAATTCATGAGGGAGTTTGACGACGTATCCGCCGATTTCCAAATGGAAGTCGATTCTGCGATTTCGAAAGAAATTCCCATTTCGTTGATCACGTACGTCCTCACACCGAAGGGCGAGAAAAAACTCAAATACATCATTCAAGGAATTCTCACCCGATACGATCGTCTCGATCTTACCGAACTTTTATACACGTCTTCGAAAGAATTGATCGTAAACGCCACAAAGGCCGCGATCAAACGGATCTTATTCAAAGAATCGAAACTGAATATCGAATCGACCGATGACTACGCTCGAGGGATGGAATCG of Leptospira sanjuanensis contains these proteins:
- a CDS encoding decaprenyl-phosphate phosphoribosyltransferase → MLFQYLKLLRIHQWIKNVIIFAGIIFAKKLTDPESVQRVVAAFFLFSLVASCQYVVNDYLDRKEDALHPEKKHRPLASGKLDPSFALFITAIILPLSLILAYLLHPVFFGLVAFYLVFNVLYSKFLKHMVILDVMSISIGFVIRAIAGSVIIHVSFSSWLLLCTFMLALFWGFSKRRGELIILEGNAKGHRKILDEYSTGFLDMMLGIVATMTLMSYVLYVTSPTTIANLGTDQMIYTIPVVVYAIFRSLYIIYIKNMGHNPTKAILSDWGVLFAGLIWVALVIAIMYSGFGKGIRFDL
- a CDS encoding Lcl C-terminal domain-containing protein; amino-acid sequence: MRTKMSFRFSLLYFITSVFLLANCKPKLEENICDPNSKAYLESAFLSSGSGGLYPFCGPAPTSLSYPAAAFANGSPISLSPNAVGNGLSYSVSPALPTGVFLDPIGGGISGSYIGYAGVDSVYQIKAANSAGSITYSLELILYGPPPLKTGQTSCWDGSGAAISCSGTGQDGELQNGSTSSLTGPTNVTGTDYTTTDNLSGLIWKSCEEGQTGSTCTGAPSNLSWAASLTACTALNTPGYGNRTDWRLASLREYATMLNYSGASPATYASFFPNANGVGHWSSDRDPNAPGTQSVYVSFTDGIVGLTIQGNTNDARCVSGSALPSLSFKNNGDSTITDINTGLIWMQCTVGHSGSACNTGIATSLTWSNALTACNSSTQGGRRWRLPSVNELRSILDLSAVSPSISTTYFPNTQAANYWTSTSYTNPADAWVIQFGAANNVMNLTKPSAAYARCVSTGP
- the lepB gene encoding signal peptidase I, whose amino-acid sequence is MKDLELKSKIRKYMRSILPIFLSLFTILLMRIFLFQIYFISGYSMAPSYKEGDLILVTKWGFPARIGKWEISFIEGKVDRFEVLVLDGLEEELSLKRVVGLPGDYFRFENDRILINDGPLQETFLKPGFKTIAPSLSMIPMSAVKGNVPIGDAGRIPPGYFLVLGDNRENSTDSRNYGLVPFQKLRGKVWLFL
- a CDS encoding TlpA family protein disulfide reductase; the protein is MKEFLKKSGTAAFWILLFLTITIALSIFKASDLKPGVSLNGTDLYGGGKYDSGQKVTVAYFWATWCGVCSTNLPLVRWYADRLEQSSRFSFVSLEEGENRAELERYVREREVNFKVVPANPQLLKEWKVNAYPSFVVLDRSGVIRFADTGMMNPLSFFLRIWIAYFFF
- the thrC gene encoding threonine synthase, whose protein sequence is MVSTLTRYKAEFECINDSCKTRYDLNEIVYECKKCGSLLQVSHDLDALKTVSGQEWKNQFDSRFRSVKFPNSSGIWNKREWVLPHLEDKNIVTSGEGLTHLFNSDRLTESLGLGSFYVKQCGISHTGSFKDLGMTVLLSQVKHMIASGVPIHAVACASSGDTSAALASYAAKAGIPAIIFLPAGKVSQAQLIQPVSNGAKVIALDTDFDGCMQIVKEVTREAGIYLANSMNSLRIEGQKTISVEITQQLEWNVPDWIVIPGGNLGNVSALGAGFEMMLSLGLISKLPRIVLAQAEHANPLYLSYLKNFESFEPVAAKTTLASAIQIGNPVSIQKAIKTLKKFNGVVEQASESELADAAARADLFGLYNDPHTGVALAALNKLVRKGTIAKGENVVVISTAHGLKFTEFKLQFHDGKIPGTDSKIVNSIHRIEPNATKVVGLIRELLHLG
- a CDS encoding LIMLP_15305 family protein, with amino-acid sequence MQQETSTGQNLLGQFLSTSPVKTLISRYHTERGKIRSFMEKLPLYSSALKDHEFQNADSMLRKELASKISLLKEPVRRMEEAFVSARKMDLIGSSEIAVLLIDKLVNTIQSAGYGTTGLGTGFKATPEELEKLAEFDFSLFKEVEGIESKIQSLKVTADSSVQEIKNTIGDIRFALDGLENAFRSRKTLFSKLS
- a CDS encoding LA_3751/LA_3752 family putative glycosyltransferase; translated protein: MKFKNISYESIRKIASSAGLKIAALILLFAGSLTAAYYTKPDASFAADSLMKVLQAKGWVESDFRSQEVFYLGKRIDSEFHFFPIATATTERGEKIGPFPIANTLITAPFLWLNRPGWLVYLCAILFCAYIILLYTMTKRFMVSIAAVFATPLFHHFISFSDVAVAALLILLAVLFVYRENSIFSGNRTAPMFLSGTLIGLSCWYRPEALILAVCLSGSAVFVKFFSKQSRLSDDWKQITAFLFGFAIIFSAFVLYNFLNYDSLLGPRVTSNRSISDFNISVKISSVQSLLFAGNGRLGFFGYSPWYAFILLFGFWKWKKASDSVRIWILAFCTNLIAVGILTPNDSNIDWGSRYLTCSVFIPLILLNEIKIPENPKKWIRNLILLGFGILILYSVNVNLKVIPLMRKIAIQLDRIQNAIPWDRSKVFITQKIHIANTFGLNYLSQTILLIHSPKDLEEILRSNPKETFFLVEDQLDKSLSVLVREKFSAQFVIREVPSSEELLRLTEVTSEQNRK
- a CDS encoding LA_3751/LA_3752 family putative glycosyltransferase, which codes for MIARTKDFITRVFTHKASLLPAAFFFSYFLYLTVPPKYLLSADHYEKFILGKSIFLSGFRSLDVFYPGLKFDPELQFSLLKMSIVNGHTIIAFPISLGILYAFAYPFGGAYGIYFLSAFLIGFTLYWIGKEYYLPSWQILLFSFLTPVVMNGYLFMDVGVGLFLFVCGTALYQRSKEKQSISFAASSGIVLSLCYWFRLEYLIFIGIYWACEVFFRFPFQEKNGNRTRFFLTSALLILLFFAYCGFNQTFFQSPLGPRYNANYDSTGGSNLFKNFINLLFYGNLKLGLFGYSPFLFIGIVTSAFSILKRKIEFSEKETALILSSVLGVLAAASVAPNDGGAEFGSRYLAPGLPGLFLLASRTFTFLKNQTIVWRILFYALLAVSVFPTWIYYKTTKGFAKNTKVVQEFILKEPQENLLVFQNGLIGGMASEGLYFQGRVYQAVGVQELIDLLKKFSSFHKRKSVPFEYFAYSKEYTEGMKTLEYDANTKEGMIGFLSLFDSNAVSKIESIRILDKKKIGSIEILYGIYEEK
- a CDS encoding SPFH domain-containing protein: MALIDVIKYEGQPGEIVWKFPRNDISHFGQLVVNESQEAVFFKEGKALDVFGPGTHTLKTGNIPILEKLVNLPFGGQTPFTAEIVYVNKSVINMTWGTPAPIQIEDPKYHITLGLRAFGNYNIKVIDSKSFVNTVVGTQQRFNHDGVDKLLKPMVVTRLSDFISEVVLKNAVPITQIAQHLEEASAAGKTKTQPDFQKYGLEVVDFFIQSINFDQNDPNFQKIQKILTDKFEIDTMGNMYQQKRMLDIGEAAASNPGGSAGEGMSAGMGLGMGMNMAGMMANMMGQNQGGAKPAAEDATARLAKLKTLLDGGLITQEEFDTKKKDILNSI